A single genomic interval of Nocardioides nitrophenolicus harbors:
- the cysS gene encoding cysteine--tRNA ligase, with translation MTIRLYDTATREVRDFVPLQEGRVGLYVCGLTVQSEPHVGHVRSAVNFDVLQRWLRHRGYDVTFIRNITDIDDKILAKSAEQGRPWYNLAYAMKIELDKAYAALNVAPPTYEPAATGHIPEMIVLIERLVERGHAYPAADGSGDVYFDVRSWPSYGELTHQGVDDMEPAADADPRGKRDPRDFALWKGRKDSEPETASWPSPWGRGRPGWHIECSAMAGKYLGDAFDIHGGGVDLRFPHHENEQAQSRAAGGAFASYWMHNAWITTAGEKMSKSLGNTLSIPSVLRRVSGAELRFYMVAAHYRSHVEFSFEALDEAAAGYQRIVSFLDRAGAPEPGPLPEAFAAALDDDLGTPAAVAVLYDTVREGNRQLAAGEDAAATAGAVAAMVDVLGVHPADPAWAGAGASGAEERLTTAVDALVAGLLEERAQARSDKDWARADAIRDRIKAAGIEVTDTPDGPTWSVS, from the coding sequence GCCCCACGTGGGTCACGTCCGCTCGGCGGTCAACTTCGACGTGCTCCAGCGCTGGCTGCGCCACCGCGGCTACGACGTCACGTTCATCCGCAACATCACCGACATCGACGACAAGATCCTGGCGAAGTCGGCCGAGCAGGGTCGCCCCTGGTACAACCTCGCCTACGCGATGAAGATCGAGCTCGACAAGGCGTACGCCGCGCTCAACGTCGCGCCGCCGACCTACGAGCCCGCGGCGACCGGTCACATCCCCGAGATGATCGTGCTGATCGAGCGGCTGGTCGAGCGCGGGCACGCCTACCCGGCGGCCGACGGGAGTGGCGACGTCTACTTCGACGTGCGCTCCTGGCCGTCGTACGGCGAGCTGACCCACCAGGGCGTCGACGACATGGAGCCCGCCGCCGACGCCGACCCGCGCGGCAAGCGCGACCCGCGCGACTTCGCGCTCTGGAAGGGCCGCAAGGACTCCGAGCCGGAGACCGCGTCCTGGCCGAGCCCGTGGGGCCGCGGCCGCCCGGGCTGGCACATCGAGTGCTCCGCGATGGCGGGCAAGTACCTCGGCGACGCGTTCGACATCCACGGCGGCGGCGTCGACCTGCGCTTCCCCCACCACGAGAACGAGCAGGCCCAGTCGCGCGCGGCGGGCGGCGCGTTCGCGTCGTACTGGATGCACAACGCGTGGATCACCACCGCCGGCGAGAAGATGAGCAAGTCGCTCGGCAACACCCTGTCCATCCCGTCGGTGCTGCGGCGGGTCAGCGGCGCGGAGCTGCGGTTCTACATGGTCGCCGCCCACTACCGCTCCCACGTCGAGTTCAGCTTCGAGGCGCTCGACGAGGCCGCCGCGGGCTACCAGCGGATCGTCTCCTTCCTCGACCGCGCCGGCGCCCCGGAGCCCGGCCCCCTGCCGGAGGCCTTCGCCGCCGCGCTCGACGACGACCTCGGTACGCCGGCCGCGGTCGCGGTCCTCTACGACACGGTGCGCGAGGGCAACCGCCAGCTCGCCGCCGGCGAGGACGCCGCCGCCACGGCGGGTGCGGTCGCCGCGATGGTCGACGTGCTCGGCGTCCACCCGGCCGACCCGGCGTGGGCCGGCGCGGGCGCGTCCGGCGCGGAGGAGCGGCTCACCACGGCCGTCGACGCGCTGGTGGCCGGCCTGCTCGAGGAGCGTGCCCAGGCGCGGTCCGACAAGGACTGGGCCCGCGCGGACGCGATCCGCGACCGGATCAAGGCGGCCGGCATCGAGGTCACCGACACCCCCGACGGACCCACCTGGAGCGTGAGCTGA
- the rlmB gene encoding 23S rRNA (guanosine(2251)-2'-O)-methyltransferase RlmB — protein sequence MAGNSSRKGAIRKSSKKPTGGTGGKVRRGLEGKGPTPKAVDREYHKAHKIAEARKRADKRAGAQRGGPRRKSGGDEWIAGRNPVVEALRERVPVTSVYVAEGAERDGRLREVFRLAAEHGVGLLEVSRGELDRLTDGAVHQGLAARIPAYEYAHPDDLLDAADDLGQKPLVVMLDSITDPRNLGAIVRSAAGFGAHGVVIPERRAASMTAAAWKTSAGAAARCPVAQTVNLTRQIKAYQEAGCFVIGLAADGDLTLPELTADADLVEGPLVLVVGSEGEGLSRLVAESCDRLMSIPMAGVLESLNAGVAASVALYAVAEARARG from the coding sequence ATGGCCGGAAACTCGAGCCGCAAGGGCGCGATCCGCAAGTCGAGCAAGAAGCCGACCGGAGGGACGGGCGGCAAGGTCCGCCGCGGGCTGGAGGGCAAGGGCCCCACGCCCAAGGCCGTCGACCGCGAGTACCACAAGGCCCACAAGATCGCCGAGGCCCGCAAGCGCGCCGACAAGCGCGCCGGCGCGCAGCGCGGCGGCCCGCGGCGCAAGAGCGGGGGCGACGAGTGGATCGCCGGGCGCAACCCGGTGGTAGAGGCGCTGCGCGAGCGGGTGCCGGTGACCTCGGTCTACGTCGCCGAGGGCGCCGAGCGCGACGGCCGGCTGCGCGAGGTGTTCCGGCTCGCCGCCGAGCACGGTGTCGGCCTGCTCGAGGTCAGCCGCGGCGAGCTCGACCGGCTCACCGACGGCGCGGTCCACCAGGGGCTCGCGGCCCGGATCCCGGCGTACGAGTACGCCCACCCCGACGACCTCCTCGACGCCGCCGACGACCTCGGCCAGAAGCCGCTCGTCGTCATGCTCGACTCGATCACCGACCCGCGCAACCTCGGCGCGATCGTGCGCAGCGCGGCCGGCTTCGGCGCCCACGGCGTGGTCATCCCCGAGCGGCGCGCGGCCTCGATGACCGCCGCGGCCTGGAAGACCTCGGCCGGCGCGGCCGCCCGCTGCCCGGTCGCCCAGACGGTCAACCTGACCCGCCAGATCAAGGCGTACCAGGAGGCCGGGTGCTTCGTCATCGGCCTCGCCGCCGACGGCGACCTCACGCTGCCCGAGCTGACCGCGGACGCCGACCTCGTCGAGGGCCCGCTGGTCCTGGTCGTCGGCTCCGAGGGCGAGGGCCTGTCCCGGCTGGTCGCCGAGAGCTGCGACCGGCTGATGTCCATCCCGATGGCCGGCGTCCTGGAGTCGCTGAACGCCGGCGTCGCCGCGTCGGTGGCGCTCTACGCCGTCGCGGAGGCCCGCGCACGCGGGTGA